One segment of Nostoc piscinale CENA21 DNA contains the following:
- a CDS encoding PmeII family type II restriction endonuclease encodes MAEAALNITLETEKILIQELDFVDQNNPPTWKNKLILGDCLEVLQKLPSASVDLIITSPPYADSRKKTYGGISPDEYTDWFLARALELKRVLKPEGSFILNIKEKVVDGQRHSYVLNLILGMQQQGWLWTEEYIWHKKNSYPGKWSNRFRDSWERCLHFNKQKKFKMYQESVMVPMGDWAKSRLKNLSETDKRRDNSKVESGFGKNISNWVERKMAYPTNVLHLATECGNKNHSAAFPKTLPSWFIKLFTAVDDVVLDPFAGSGTSCVAAKELGRNYVGIEIKREYCELAELNIKTAVSHTQTLNNSNQNYEELNVAGANSEIYHDYLIKYVLTPFYDKRFEKLSKLKLKDVLKRKNPYLFKAKNIERAQDFVDSIITAFLSSQEETIFGNLLEGFAIHISETLYGGFKSKLNSIDLEFNRDNNYYIVGIKSGTNWGNSDQISKMKENFKQARQFLIKQGVTSNIIAINGCMYGKDSNPLKKDVDADKTYFKYAGQEFWEFISENPNLYQEMIVPIGEEANKKDEIFKSTLDAKVNEMTFEFMQYFTRNGRIDWIKLVDYVSKKGEVKLEPISQQLTLELEGRDSDLEEPLDLADALDFEE; translated from the coding sequence ATGGCAGAAGCAGCACTAAATATTACCTTGGAAACTGAGAAAATTCTTATTCAAGAGTTGGATTTCGTTGACCAGAATAACCCACCAACTTGGAAGAATAAGCTGATTCTTGGTGATTGTTTAGAAGTACTCCAAAAGCTTCCTTCTGCAAGCGTTGATTTAATTATCACCTCGCCTCCGTATGCTGATAGTCGCAAAAAAACCTATGGAGGAATATCTCCCGATGAATATACAGATTGGTTTCTAGCAAGAGCTTTAGAACTAAAAAGAGTCCTCAAACCAGAAGGTTCCTTCATTCTTAATATTAAAGAGAAAGTTGTTGATGGGCAAAGACATTCATACGTGTTGAATTTAATTTTAGGAATGCAGCAGCAAGGATGGTTATGGACTGAAGAATATATATGGCATAAAAAAAATAGTTATCCTGGCAAATGGTCTAATCGTTTTCGAGATTCCTGGGAACGTTGTTTACACTTTAACAAGCAAAAGAAATTCAAGATGTATCAGGAATCTGTTATGGTTCCTATGGGAGATTGGGCAAAATCCCGTCTTAAGAATTTGAGCGAGACAGATAAAAGACGTGATAATTCTAAAGTTGAGAGTGGATTTGGTAAAAATATCTCTAATTGGGTAGAACGTAAAATGGCCTATCCAACAAATGTTTTACATTTAGCAACTGAATGTGGCAATAAAAATCATAGTGCAGCGTTCCCGAAAACTCTCCCTTCATGGTTTATCAAGCTATTCACTGCTGTAGATGATGTAGTCCTCGACCCCTTTGCTGGTTCAGGAACATCTTGCGTAGCTGCTAAAGAATTAGGCAGAAATTATGTAGGAATTGAAATTAAAAGAGAATATTGTGAATTAGCAGAACTGAATATTAAAACCGCAGTTTCTCATACTCAAACTTTAAATAACAGTAATCAAAATTATGAGGAATTAAATGTGGCTGGCGCAAACTCTGAAATTTATCATGATTATTTGATTAAATATGTTCTTACACCTTTCTATGACAAAAGATTTGAAAAGTTGAGTAAATTAAAGCTCAAAGATGTTCTGAAACGAAAAAACCCTTATTTGTTCAAGGCGAAAAATATTGAACGCGCCCAAGATTTCGTTGATAGTATAATTACTGCCTTCCTTTCTTCACAAGAAGAAACTATCTTTGGTAATTTATTAGAAGGCTTTGCAATACATATATCTGAAACTTTGTACGGTGGTTTTAAATCAAAGCTCAACAGTATTGATTTAGAGTTTAACAGGGATAATAATTATTATATTGTAGGGATTAAATCTGGTACTAATTGGGGCAACTCTGACCAAATTAGTAAGATGAAAGAAAATTTTAAACAAGCTAGGCAGTTTTTAATTAAACAAGGTGTCACAAGTAATATCATTGCTATTAATGGCTGTATGTATGGCAAAGATAGTAATCCTTTGAAAAAAGATGTAGATGCTGATAAAACATATTTTAAATATGCAGGGCAAGAGTTTTGGGAATTTATCTCAGAAAATCCCAATCTTTATCAAGAAATGATTGTGCCTATCGGAGAAGAGGCAAATAAAAAGGATGAAATTTTTAAGTCTACTCTGGATGCAAAAGTTAATGAGATGACTTTTGAATTTATGCAGTATTTTACTAGGAACGGTCGTATTGATTGGATTAAGCTGGTTGATTATGTCTCTAAAAAAGGAGAGGTCAAATTAGAACCCATATCTCAACAGTTGACATTGGAATTAGAAGGAAGAGATTCAGATTTAGAAGAACCTCTGGATTTAGCCGATGCGCTGGATTTTGAGGAGTAG
- a CDS encoding DUF1902 domain-containing protein — protein sequence MNTVIRVSAFWDSEAEVWVANSDDLPGLITEASTIELLTEKLKLMIPELCELNQVDCS from the coding sequence ATGAACACTGTGATTAGAGTAAGTGCTTTTTGGGATTCGGAAGCTGAGGTGTGGGTAGCTAATAGTGATGATTTACCTGGATTGATTACAGAAGCTTCTACTATTGAATTATTAACAGAAAAACTCAAATTGATGATTCCAGAACTTTGTGAGTTAAATCAAGTAGATTGTAGTTGA
- a CDS encoding type II toxin-antitoxin system Phd/YefM family antitoxin, whose protein sequence is MKHIASNELPATLQQIFAEIQRTKTPLTVTHDGEPLVIIYPAKPQSERTVFGAMKGSGEILGDLISPVIPDNTWEALQ, encoded by the coding sequence ATGAAACACATTGCCAGCAACGAGTTACCAGCAACACTCCAACAAATATTTGCAGAAATACAGCGTACCAAAACACCTTTAACTGTTACTCATGATGGAGAACCTTTGGTCATTATCTATCCTGCCAAACCTCAGTCCGAACGCACAGTATTTGGAGCAATGAAAGGTAGTGGTGAAATCTTGGGAGATTTGATTTCTCCCGTTATTCCTGATAACACATGGGAAGCACTTCAGTGA
- the rimO gene encoding 30S ribosomal protein S12 methylthiotransferase RimO, translated as MGEKPTIAISHLGCEKNRIDTEHMLGLLVEAGYGVDTNEELADYVIVNTCSFIEAAREESVRTLVELAEANKKIVITGCMAQHFQEQLLEELPEAVAVVGTGDYHKIVNVIERAEQGERVKQISAEPTYIADETTPRYRTTTEGVAYLRVAEGCDYRCAFCIIPYLRGNQRSRTIESIVAEAEQLASQGVKEIILISQITTNYGLDIYGKPKLAELLRALGKVDIPWIRMHYAYPTGLTPDVIAAIQETPNVLPYLDLPLQHSHPEILRSMNRPWQGRVNNEIIERIKTALPTAVLRTTLIVGFPGETEEHFEHLLNFVQQHEFDHVGVFTFSPEAGTPAYSLPNQLPQEIMDERRQKIMEIQQPISWRKNQQEVGKIVDVLIEQENPESGELIGRSSRSSPEVDGLVYVTGAAKLGTIVPVAIRSADTYDLYGQVVESHR; from the coding sequence ATGGGTGAAAAGCCAACAATAGCAATATCTCATTTGGGCTGCGAAAAAAATCGAATAGATACAGAACATATGCTAGGGCTGCTGGTAGAAGCAGGTTATGGCGTAGATACAAATGAAGAGTTAGCAGATTACGTTATCGTTAATACTTGTAGTTTTATTGAAGCAGCGAGAGAAGAATCTGTCAGAACTTTAGTAGAATTGGCAGAGGCTAATAAAAAAATCGTGATCACAGGCTGCATGGCGCAGCATTTCCAAGAGCAATTATTGGAAGAGTTGCCCGAAGCCGTAGCCGTGGTTGGTACAGGTGATTATCACAAGATCGTCAATGTGATCGAGCGAGCTGAACAAGGAGAGCGCGTTAAACAAATTAGCGCCGAACCCACTTACATCGCCGATGAAACCACACCGCGTTACCGCACGACAACAGAGGGTGTTGCCTACCTGAGAGTGGCTGAAGGATGCGATTATCGGTGTGCGTTTTGTATTATTCCTTATCTGCGAGGTAATCAGCGATCGCGTACCATTGAATCGATTGTGGCTGAAGCCGAGCAACTAGCCAGCCAAGGCGTAAAAGAAATCATTTTGATTTCCCAAATCACAACTAACTATGGATTGGATATTTACGGTAAGCCCAAACTCGCCGAATTACTCCGAGCCTTGGGGAAAGTGGACATACCTTGGATTAGGATGCACTATGCCTATCCCACAGGATTGACCCCAGATGTAATTGCAGCAATCCAAGAAACACCCAACGTCTTACCTTATTTGGATTTGCCATTGCAGCACTCTCATCCAGAGATTCTGCGCTCCATGAACCGTCCCTGGCAAGGACGAGTCAATAATGAAATTATTGAGCGCATCAAAACTGCACTACCAACAGCAGTATTACGGACAACCTTGATTGTTGGTTTTCCCGGCGAAACAGAAGAACATTTTGAGCATCTACTCAACTTCGTGCAGCAGCATGAATTTGACCATGTTGGTGTCTTTACCTTTTCACCAGAAGCAGGAACCCCCGCCTACAGTCTGCCCAATCAGTTACCCCAGGAAATTATGGACGAGCGGCGGCAGAAAATCATGGAAATTCAGCAGCCCATTTCTTGGCGGAAAAATCAACAGGAAGTCGGCAAAATCGTTGATGTCCTGATTGAGCAAGAAAATCCTGAAAGTGGGGAATTAATTGGTCGTTCTAGCAGAAGTTCGCCCGAAGTTGATGGTTTGGTGTATGTCACAGGCGCAGCAAAATTAGGAACCATTGTGCCTGTTGCAATTCGCAGTGCTGATACTTATGACCTCTACGGTCAAGTGGTTGAAAGTCACAGATAG
- a CDS encoding inositol monophosphatase family protein, producing the protein MNDFWLTVLDFAQTTTTRVGKQLMQDFGQVQALQKADGSLVTRADRWADQEIRDAIAANFSGYGILSEEADKTFPGTEWCWVIDPLDGTTNFTRGIPIWSISLALLYQGTPVFGYIHVPPLGQTFHGFWQGTSGLATPTGAFLNNHPIHTSADAPSNHHFFNLCSRSTAVIQPKFPCKIRMLGVASYNFLTVATGAVLGGIEATPKVWDFAGAWVIVQAAGGSWNSLKTEPFPLIKGEDYSDRSYPTLVLSRSELAPIFEPFLKELKI; encoded by the coding sequence ATGAATGATTTTTGGTTAACGGTGCTTGATTTTGCCCAGACTACAACTACCAGGGTGGGCAAACAACTAATGCAGGATTTTGGACAGGTGCAGGCTTTACAAAAAGCTGATGGTAGTTTGGTAACACGCGCCGATAGATGGGCAGATCAAGAAATTCGAGATGCGATCGCCGCTAATTTTTCCGGTTATGGTATTCTCAGCGAAGAAGCTGACAAGACATTTCCGGGGACAGAATGGTGTTGGGTAATTGACCCCTTAGATGGGACAACGAATTTTACCCGTGGTATTCCGATTTGGTCGATTTCTTTGGCTTTGCTGTATCAAGGTACGCCTGTTTTTGGATATATCCACGTACCGCCATTAGGGCAAACTTTTCACGGGTTTTGGCAAGGTACATCTGGTTTAGCAACACCCACTGGCGCATTTCTCAACAATCATCCCATACATACCAGTGCGGATGCTCCCAGCAATCATCACTTTTTTAACCTTTGTTCTCGCAGTACAGCAGTTATCCAACCAAAATTTCCCTGCAAAATTCGGATGTTGGGTGTGGCGAGTTATAACTTTCTCACCGTTGCGACTGGCGCAGTGTTGGGTGGAATTGAAGCGACACCAAAAGTTTGGGACTTTGCTGGCGCTTGGGTAATTGTGCAAGCGGCTGGTGGGAGTTGGAATTCTCTCAAAACTGAGCCATTTCCTTTGATTAAGGGAGAAGATTATAGCGATCGCTCTTATCCTACCCTAGTTCTCAGCCGTTCAGAACTAGCTCCAATTTTTGAACCATTTCTCAAAGAGTTGAAAATTTAA
- a CDS encoding type II toxin-antitoxin system VapC family toxin, whose translation MGSTSVKLLLDTHIWIWYLLGNESLSSQLQTTIAATTTELWLSPISIWETLLLAEKGRISLQPHPVAWIDLALNTLEIREAPLNRQIAILSRQLQLPHQDPGDRFIAATAVYHQLTLATADANLTSASWLKTLT comes from the coding sequence ATGGGAAGCACTTCAGTGAAGCTCTTACTGGATACCCACATCTGGATTTGGTATTTACTTGGTAATGAAAGCTTATCTTCTCAGCTTCAAACCACCATTGCAGCGACAACAACCGAACTGTGGCTAAGTCCAATTAGTATCTGGGAAACGCTACTCTTAGCAGAAAAAGGACGAATTTCTTTACAGCCGCATCCAGTTGCATGGATTGATTTAGCTTTAAATACTCTAGAAATCCGAGAAGCGCCACTTAACCGCCAAATTGCTATTCTCAGCCGTCAGCTTCAGCTACCACATCAAGATCCTGGCGATCGCTTTATTGCAGCTACCGCAGTTTACCACCAGTTGACTTTAGCTACAGCCGATGCAAATCTCACGAGTGCTTCTTGGTTAAAAACTTTAACCTAG
- a CDS encoding clan AA aspartic protease, with protein MIHGNVVGLQARMSLMIIAPEGSGVEIECVIDTGFEGFLTLPPSVIATLELPYLININANLANNSSVETDVYLATIIWNGIERNIAALAMGRRPLIGTALLEDYHLGIDFCEGGTVLVDEIL; from the coding sequence GTGATACACGGAAATGTAGTTGGACTTCAGGCAAGAATGAGTTTGATGATTATTGCCCCAGAAGGTTCAGGTGTAGAAATCGAATGTGTTATTGATACAGGGTTTGAAGGGTTCTTAACTTTGCCGCCTTCTGTAATTGCTACTCTTGAGTTGCCTTACCTCATAAATATCAACGCAAACCTAGCTAACAATTCCAGTGTGGAAACTGATGTTTATTTGGCAACAATTATATGGAATGGAATAGAGCGTAATATTGCAGCACTAGCAATGGGTCGTCGTCCGCTCATTGGAACTGCTTTGCTGGAAGATTATCATCTTGGCATAGATTTTTGTGAAGGCGGTACGGTGCTGGTGGATGAAATTCTATAA
- a CDS encoding BCD family MFS transporter: MASGEVFESETKYPVAPRVNLPTMFRLGLFQMGLSMMSILTLGVLNRVMIQEIAIPATLVSLVLALPAFVSPSRIWFGQISDAKPLWGYHRTAYVWVGAAIFAIAAFLAVQVMWQLNNAANISGGWTWTTDTIGWTALLSLIFAIYGLAICASGTAFAALLVDVSEEDNRSKVVGVVWSMLMVGIIVGAIISSSLLKQLTPEATPETLQASINRLFMIVPAIVFVLAIAATFGVEKKYSQYAKRSTLVNREDSITLNAAWKILTASPQTGLFFTFLVVMTLCLFMQDPILEPYAGQVFKMPLAESTKLNIYYGTGLLIAYAVAGFLIVPRLGKRRSARLGCMLVALCAALLGISGFTANAAFLKFGLVLFGLATGFLTTAAISLMLDLTAAEAAGTFIGAWGLAQSISRGLAVVIGGTLLDIGRRTLPSLELAYGLVFALEAVGMVLSIGFLNRVNITEFQTSTKQAIASVLESDLD; the protein is encoded by the coding sequence ATGGCAAGCGGTGAAGTGTTTGAGAGTGAAACAAAATACCCAGTTGCGCCAAGGGTCAATTTACCGACTATGTTTCGGCTTGGCTTGTTTCAAATGGGCTTGAGTATGATGTCGATTTTGACTCTGGGTGTACTCAACAGGGTCATGATTCAAGAAATAGCGATTCCGGCGACGTTGGTATCGCTGGTGCTGGCTTTACCTGCTTTTGTGTCACCTTCGCGGATTTGGTTTGGTCAGATTTCGGATGCGAAACCGTTGTGGGGTTATCACCGGACAGCTTATGTATGGGTGGGGGCGGCGATATTTGCGATCGCAGCTTTTTTAGCGGTACAAGTAATGTGGCAGTTAAATAATGCTGCTAATATTTCTGGTGGCTGGACTTGGACAACTGACACTATCGGCTGGACTGCGCTGTTATCTTTAATTTTTGCAATTTACGGTTTGGCAATTTGCGCTAGTGGTACAGCTTTCGCAGCTTTGTTAGTAGATGTGTCGGAAGAAGATAACCGTTCTAAAGTGGTGGGTGTGGTTTGGTCAATGCTGATGGTAGGAATCATTGTCGGCGCAATTATTAGTTCTAGCTTGCTCAAGCAATTAACCCCAGAAGCAACCCCAGAAACATTACAGGCATCAATCAACCGATTATTTATGATTGTGCCAGCAATTGTATTTGTATTAGCGATCGCCGCAACTTTTGGCGTGGAAAAAAAATACTCCCAATACGCCAAGCGTTCCACATTGGTAAACCGTGAAGACAGCATTACTCTAAATGCAGCGTGGAAAATCTTAACCGCCAGTCCCCAAACAGGTTTGTTTTTCACCTTTTTGGTGGTGATGACGCTGTGCTTGTTTATGCAAGACCCAATTTTAGAACCTTATGCCGGTCAGGTGTTTAAAATGCCGTTGGCGGAAAGTACCAAATTAAACATTTATTACGGTACTGGGTTGCTCATTGCTTACGCTGTGGCTGGCTTTTTGATTGTGCCACGTTTAGGTAAGCGTCGCAGCGCCCGTTTAGGTTGTATGTTGGTGGCTTTGTGTGCCGCATTGTTGGGAATTTCGGGATTTACAGCCAATGCAGCTTTCTTAAAATTTGGTTTGGTATTGTTTGGTTTAGCGACTGGTTTCTTAACTACAGCAGCAATTAGCTTGATGTTGGATTTGACCGCAGCCGAAGCCGCCGGAACGTTTATCGGCGCGTGGGGACTAGCGCAGTCGATTTCTAGGGGTCTTGCTGTGGTGATTGGCGGTACACTTTTGGATATTGGTCGCAGAACTTTGCCCAGTTTGGAATTAGCTTATGGGTTGGTATTTGCCTTAGAAGCAGTGGGAATGGTACTTTCAATTGGGTTCCTCAACCGCGTCAACATTACAGAATTTCAAACCAGTACCAAGCAAGCGATCGCATCTGTTTTAGAAAGCGATCTAGACTAA
- a CDS encoding DEAD/DEAH box helicase produces the protein MNLSFIELGISQERAEQLEKIGFTAPTNIQIQAIPQLLAGRDVVGQSQTGTGKTAAFSLPILERLDVSQRAVQAVVLTPTRELAIQVHDAVSQFIGNSGLRALAIYGGQSIDRQIMQLKRGVHIVVGTPGRVIDLLERGSLKLDQVKWFVLDEADEMLSMGFIDDVERILSQAPQERQTALFSATMPPSIRMLVNKFLRSPVTVTVEQPKAAPNKINQVAYLIPRHWTKAKALQPILEMEDPETALIFVRTRRTAAELTNQLQAAGHSVDEYHGDLSQQARERLLTRFRNRQVRWVVATDIAARGLDVDQLSHVINYDLPDSVETYVHRIGRTGRAGKEGTAITLVQPFERRKQQIFERHNRQSWQLLSIPTRAQIEARHINKLQEQVREALSGERLASFLPIVSELIEQYDAHAIAAAALQLAYDETRPAWLSSEVEIPEEVPVAKPKIVKRREFSGDRNRSWNKSDANNGDEGRSTPKPKLRSGRREAPVSANQKLGSSTARESAS, from the coding sequence ATGAATCTTTCGTTTATTGAACTAGGAATTTCCCAAGAACGCGCTGAACAATTAGAAAAAATTGGTTTTACCGCACCTACTAACATTCAAATCCAAGCTATTCCCCAACTGTTGGCAGGACGAGATGTAGTAGGACAGTCTCAAACTGGTACAGGCAAAACAGCCGCCTTTTCTCTACCAATTTTAGAGCGGCTGGATGTCAGCCAAAGAGCAGTGCAAGCTGTAGTTTTAACACCAACTCGTGAATTAGCGATTCAAGTCCATGATGCTGTCAGCCAATTTATTGGAAACAGTGGCTTACGGGCTTTAGCAATTTACGGTGGTCAATCAATTGACCGTCAAATTATGCAACTTAAGCGGGGCGTTCACATCGTTGTCGGTACTCCCGGACGGGTGATTGATTTGTTAGAGCGCGGTAGCTTGAAATTAGATCAAGTGAAGTGGTTTGTATTGGATGAAGCCGATGAAATGTTAAGCATGGGCTTTATTGATGATGTCGAAAGAATCTTGTCCCAAGCACCCCAAGAACGGCAAACGGCATTGTTCTCCGCGACAATGCCTCCGTCAATTCGGATGTTGGTGAACAAGTTTTTGCGATCGCCTGTTACTGTAACAGTTGAACAGCCTAAAGCTGCACCCAACAAAATCAACCAAGTAGCTTACTTGATTCCCCGCCACTGGACAAAGGCCAAAGCGTTACAGCCAATTCTGGAAATGGAAGATCCAGAAACAGCGTTAATCTTTGTGCGTACCAGAAGAACTGCGGCAGAACTCACCAACCAACTGCAAGCAGCTGGTCACAGTGTCGATGAATATCACGGTGATTTGTCCCAACAAGCCAGAGAAAGGTTACTAACCCGCTTCCGAAATCGTCAAGTGCGCTGGGTAGTAGCAACTGATATTGCTGCACGCGGTTTAGATGTTGACCAACTATCTCACGTGATTAATTACGACTTACCTGATAGCGTGGAAACCTACGTGCATCGGATTGGTCGGACTGGTCGTGCTGGTAAAGAAGGTACAGCAATTACCTTAGTTCAGCCCTTCGAGCGTCGCAAACAGCAAATATTTGAGCGTCATAACCGTCAAAGCTGGCAATTACTGTCGATTCCCACACGGGCGCAGATTGAAGCACGGCACATCAACAAATTGCAAGAGCAAGTCAGAGAAGCCCTAAGCGGTGAAAGACTGGCTTCCTTCTTACCCATTGTCAGCGAATTAATTGAACAGTATGATGCTCATGCGATCGCTGCTGCTGCACTGCAACTTGCTTATGATGAAACCCGTCCTGCTTGGTTAAGCTCTGAGGTGGAAATTCCTGAAGAAGTTCCCGTAGCTAAACCCAAAATCGTCAAGCGTCGTGAATTTTCTGGTGACAGAAATCGTTCTTGGAACAAATCAGACGCTAACAACGGTGATGAAGGACGCTCCACACCCAAGCCTAAACTGCGCTCAGGTCGCCGCGAAGCCCCCGTTTCTGCCAATCAAAAGCTAGGTTCATCTACAGCAAGAGAATCTGCTTCTTAG